In a single window of the Saccharothrix australiensis genome:
- a CDS encoding transposase — protein sequence MEGAACCRLPALVDRLPPLRRLGPRHRQPHPRAARPRPPGRRTDRRAVGRRDRLPVHPRRGTVGRESRGWDHAKKVNGRKRHIAVDTLGLLLAVPVTPASRQDRVAAVHLLRRAHSASPRLSHLWADGAYTGAFTITAQEQHGVIVEIVQRPDAATGFTVLRRRRVVERTLAWITRHRRCARDHERHLIHHTAFIHWAAIRLMSLHLTR from the coding sequence GTGGAGGGCGCTGCCTGCTGCCGACTTCCCGCTCTGGTCGACCGTCTACCGCCGCTTCGCCGCCTGGGCCCTCGACATCGACAACCTCACCCGCGCGCTGCGCGACCGCGTCCGCCTGGCCGCAGGACGGACCGCCGCGCCGTCGGCCGCCGTGATCGACTCCCAGTCCATCCGCGCCGCGGAACCGTCGGGCGCGAGTCCCGCGGCTGGGACCACGCCAAGAAGGTCAACGGCCGCAAACGCCACATCGCTGTCGACACCCTCGGCCTTCTCCTCGCCGTCCCCGTCACACCGGCCTCACGACAGGACCGCGTCGCGGCCGTCCACCTGTTGCGCCGCGCCCACAGCGCAAGCCCGCGCCTGAGCCACCTCTGGGCCGACGGCGCCTACACCGGCGCCTTCACCATCACCGCCCAAGAGCAACACGGCGTCATCGTCGAGATCGTCCAACGTCCCGACGCCGCAACAGGATTCACCGTCCTCCGACGGCGGCGGGTGGTCGAGCGAACCCTGGCCTGGATCACCCGACACCGTCGTTGCGCCCGCGACCACGAACGCCACCTGATCCACCACACCGCATTCATTCACTGGGCAGCGATCCGGTTGATGAGCCTGCACCTCACCCGATGA
- a CDS encoding pentapeptide repeat-containing protein, with protein MSADVQAAIRISTRTPWIRTTLSGGNAVIDLPSACIAGISLHDAPLDHARFTGADLREANFQNATGIYALFGGANLFGSYFTDADLEDADFSDADLSTSVAYKADLEDANFSRATLRKIRLSGATLKFARFGAAVLHEAELSDTVLNGAWMNGAQLRRASMKHADLSDANLEAADLTEADLQSADLRHANLSGAKLVGANLKGVHLGKTRLTNADLTGTGLTRDDLVGAEITGAVGIL; from the coding sequence ATGAGTGCGGACGTCCAAGCCGCCATCCGGATATCGACGCGTACTCCTTGGATCAGGACAACGCTGTCCGGTGGGAACGCTGTGATCGACTTGCCCAGTGCGTGCATAGCCGGCATCAGCCTCCACGACGCACCGCTCGACCACGCTCGGTTCACAGGCGCCGATCTACGGGAGGCAAACTTCCAGAATGCCACCGGCATATATGCGTTGTTCGGCGGGGCGAACCTCTTCGGATCGTACTTCACGGACGCCGACCTCGAAGACGCCGATTTCTCGGACGCCGATCTGTCCACTTCCGTCGCCTATAAGGCGGACCTGGAGGACGCCAACTTCAGTAGAGCCACGCTCCGCAAAATACGCCTGTCGGGAGCCACCCTGAAGTTCGCCCGCTTCGGGGCCGCGGTCCTCCACGAGGCTGAACTGAGCGACACCGTACTGAACGGCGCCTGGATGAACGGCGCCCAACTCCGCCGGGCCTCGATGAAGCACGCGGACCTGTCGGATGCCAACCTGGAAGCTGCCGATCTCACGGAAGCCGACCTTCAATCTGCGGACTTGAGGCACGCGAATCTCTCCGGAGCCAAGCTGGTAGGAGCCAATCTCAAGGGCGTCCACCTGGGAAAGACTCGGTTGACCAATGCCGATCTGACAGGCACCGGCCTCACCAGGGACGACCTCGTGGGTGCCGAGATAACAGGTGCGGTCGGAATTCTGTAG